The DNA segment GGACCGGTTCCTCGCGGCCCGCCGAGCCGTGCAGTCCGCACGCCGCGACGAGCTGGCCGCCGGCCTCGACCGGATCAGGGAGCGGGAGAGCGCCGATGCCGCTGCCCGCTGCTGACCCGAGCACCCGGGTGCGCACCGGGTGCGCACCTGTGCCTCCGCCGGTGCGCACCCGCCCGGCGGAGGTGCGCACACCGGGCGCCGGCCCCGGGGGACCGAGCGCCGTCAGCGGGTGCGGCCGGGTGGTCGATCCCTCCGGCGCAAGCGCCGGAGACCGGGCCCGAGGGGCCCGGTCGCTGGGGTGACGGGCGCTCAGTCGAGTGGCCGTCAGGCGCCTCCCCCGCAGGTCAGAGGGCAGGCAGCCGCTCAGCCGATTACGGGGGAGCGAGCTAGGGATCGGCGCTGCGCTTGATCCTGCTCGCCCGCCTCCTCGCTACGCTTCGGGGCAGGAGGGGCCCCGCCGCCGCTGGCGGCGAGGGGCCCGCCGGCCCGCGCCCGGGGGGCGCGGTCGCGGCACCCGCGAGCGAGGAGAGGTGACCGGCTGTGCCAGCACGGGGAGGCCGACTGACGTCGGCCGGACGGCGTGACCGCCGGTACTCGGTGAACCTGTCGCCGGAGGAGGAGGCGGCCTGGCAGGCCGCCCGGGAGGCGACCGGCCGCAAGGAGCTGGGGGCGTGGGTGCGGGTCGTGGTGAATGAGGCGATCGGCCAGCCCGGCCTGTCCGGCGAGGTGCCGATGCTGCCCGAGGTGAACCACGCGGTGTTCATGCAGTTGGCCGCGATCGGCAACAACCTGAACCAGATCGCCCACGCGACGAACATCCGTGAGGGTGAGATGCCGGTCGGTCTCGTTGACCGGCTGGAAGCCGCGATCGAAGCGGTCGGCAACGCCGCTCTGGTGGTGCGCGGGATGAAGCCGCTCGATCAGGCCGGCCCCGACGGCGGGGCCGACGGCGCGTGATCGGGAAGGTCACCAAGGGGAAGAGCGCCCGCCGCGCCCAGGCGTACGACTTCGGGCCGGGCCGCCGGGACGAACATGAGAACGCCCGGTACATCGCGGGCAACGTCCCCGGGACCTGGCGCCAGGTCGGGGCGCTGATGGACCAGCACGCCGCCCAGCGTGACCTCAAGCAACCGATCTGGCGCTGCTCGCTGAGCCTGCCCGACGAGGACGGGGTGCTCTCCGACGCGGAGTTCGCCGAGATCGCCACCGAGTACGTGAACCAGATGGGCTTCGGCGGGTGCCCGTGGGTCGCGGTCCGGCACGGCGACGACCACATCCACCTCACCGTGGTGCGCGTCGGGTGGGACGGCCGCACCGTGGACGACCACGGCGACTGGATCAAGTCCCGGCCGATCGTGCGGGCGCTGGAGGCCCGGCACGCCCTGGTGAACGCCGACGAGCGGTCAGACCGCAAGGCGCCCCAGGTCTCCGGGCAGGAGCGCGCGGCATCCCAGCGGCGCGGGGCCCCGGAGCCGGAGCGGCTGCGCATCCGGCGCCTGGCCCGCACCGCCCGTCTGGCCGCCGCCGGGACCGGCCGCGAGGCGTTCGAGGCCGAGCTTCGCCACCTGGGCGTGGACTTCCGCGCCAACGTGGCCAGCAACGGCCGGATGAATGGCTACTCGTTCAGCCTGCCGACCTGGACGGACGCCGACGGCGCCCAGATCTGGATCACCGCCTCGAAGGCCGCCAAGGACCTGTCCTGGAACCGGCTCAAGGCAGTGATCGAGCCCCCGCTGCCGCCGGACCAGCCGCCGGTGCCACCGCGGCTTCGCACCGGGCCGCGGCTTCGCGAAGCCGCGGAAGAGCCGGGGGCCACCGCGGACCCGGCCGCGCGGCTGCTCGCCGACCTGCGCGCGCGGCACGGCACGGAGGAGGCCGGCCCCTCGCTACCCGAGATGCCGGACCCCGCCCAGCGCATGGACCGGCGCCCCCACGGCATGCTCGGCGCCGCCGCCCTCGCCTCCCGCCGCGCCGTCGAGCAGCACACGCTGACCGAGTGCGAAGCCGCGCTGAACGCGGCGACCGCCGCCGCGATGCGCCTGGACGGCATAGCGTCCGGCACCGTGCCCGGCACCCAGCAGCGCGCGCTCACCGAGCACCGCGCCCAGCTGGAGGCCGCCGTCGTCCACCAGGGCGAGGCCGCCGGCCACCAGGCCGAGGCCGAGCAGCAACTCGGCGCCGCCCGCGCCGCGCGCCTGGTCGCGGACGAGGCGACCACGAAGGCCGGCCGAAGCCGCCTGGTGCTCGCCGCACTGGGCACCACCAAGGCCGAGCAAGCCGGTATGGCCAAGGCAGCGCGGGAGTTCGCCCAGCGCGCCGAGCTGGCCGCCACCGAGCTGCTCGCCAAGCAGGCCCAGGCGCTCTCCCGGGCGCAGGCCGCAGCGCCCGGGGTGGCGGATCCCGTGCGCGAACTGCAGCACCTGGTCCAGGAGCTGCCCGAACTCGAGCGCGCCGCCCGCCAGGGCGACATCGGCCAGGCCCAGGTCACGCGCGCCGAGTCCGGCGGCACGGTGCAGGCCGCCCGGGTCGCGGTCGGCCAGGCCCGCCAGGCGGTCGCCGCAGTCGACGCCGAGACCGCGCTGCGCAAGACGCTGCCGCCTGCGGTCACCGCCGCCGAGGAACGGGTGCGCGCCGAGCTGGCCCAGCGTCAGCGCGCCCGCGCCGCCCAGTCCCGGAGCACGACGAGCACCAGGCCGCCGCCCTCGAAAAGGGCCGGCCCCTCCGCCGCCGCCCAGCAGTCGACCCCGCCGCCGCGCGGCTACGACCCGCGCGACCGTGGCCGGGGGAGCGGGCCGAGCCGGTAGTGCGCATCGGTGCGCACCCCGCGCACCGCACGGTGGCCGGGTTCCAGTGGTACGAGGGCCGCTTGCCGCGCCCTCGACCCAGGCCCAGGTCGGCACTCCCCGGCGCGCGGTGCGTGCGTTGGCCCGGCCCGCCGTTCGCGCCGGGAAGCACCGCCCCCCCAGCGCGCGGCCGGCCCCCGCCGGACGCCGCCACCGACCAGCGCCGCAGGCCCGCCGAACCCGACCCGCCGCACCAACCAGCCACCCCAACAGCAAGGAAGAAGGGTCAGGAGAGGGATGTCGGAATTTCCGAACCTTGGTGAACGGCACCTGACCTGCACAGATGGCCGCCACGCCTCCGAGGGTGGGTCGAGACATCAGGAGTCACATCGGGAGCTGCAGCAGGAGCCACAGCAGGAGCCACAGCAGGAGTGCCGCGCGGGCCCCTACCGGCCGCGCGCCCACCACCGCGAGCGAGGTTGCTCGGGCACGCTCACCGGGTGCTCGTGAGCGTCGCTCAGGGCAGGTTCCTGGGCTGGCTCAGGGGTGCTCGCGGGTCCGGCGGTGAGCGCGAGCATCGCCCGCCGCAGGTCGCCCAGGTGGGCATCCTGGCGAGTCACGGTGTCCCGCAGGTGCCGGGCGTCCGCCTCGGCGAGCGCCTGGGCGTGCCGGGCGTCGGCCAGCTCCCGGAGCAGGCGGGCGCGCTCACCCTCGCTCAGGTCGCTCACCCCGCTCACGGGTTGCTCGTCCGGGCCGCTCGGGGCGTTCACCCGCAGCCCGGCGGCCAGCAGGTCCTCCAGTGGGATCAGCCAGCCGGAGTCCACCTTCTCGGCGCCGGGGAAGCGTCCGCCCTCGCGGTAGCGGCGGATCGTGGACACGCTCACCCCGCACGCGGCGGCGGCGTCCTTCAGGCTGAACCGGGGTCGTTCCATGCCCGCATCTTCCCGCCAGGCCGGGCGCTCTCGTCCGAGGCCCGCGCCGAAAACTCCCCAGCGCAGGTCAGGGCGGGTGCGCACCCCGGTGTGCACCCCCAGGTCCCGAGGTGCGCACGGCG comes from the Streptomyces kaniharaensis genome and includes:
- a CDS encoding MobC family plasmid mobilization relaxosome protein, with translation MPARGGRLTSAGRRDRRYSVNLSPEEEAAWQAAREATGRKELGAWVRVVVNEAIGQPGLSGEVPMLPEVNHAVFMQLAAIGNNLNQIAHATNIREGEMPVGLVDRLEAAIEAVGNAALVVRGMKPLDQAGPDGGADGA
- a CDS encoding relaxase/mobilization nuclease domain-containing protein; translated protein: MIGKVTKGKSARRAQAYDFGPGRRDEHENARYIAGNVPGTWRQVGALMDQHAAQRDLKQPIWRCSLSLPDEDGVLSDAEFAEIATEYVNQMGFGGCPWVAVRHGDDHIHLTVVRVGWDGRTVDDHGDWIKSRPIVRALEARHALVNADERSDRKAPQVSGQERAASQRRGAPEPERLRIRRLARTARLAAAGTGREAFEAELRHLGVDFRANVASNGRMNGYSFSLPTWTDADGAQIWITASKAAKDLSWNRLKAVIEPPLPPDQPPVPPRLRTGPRLREAAEEPGATADPAARLLADLRARHGTEEAGPSLPEMPDPAQRMDRRPHGMLGAAALASRRAVEQHTLTECEAALNAATAAAMRLDGIASGTVPGTQQRALTEHRAQLEAAVVHQGEAAGHQAEAEQQLGAARAARLVADEATTKAGRSRLVLAALGTTKAEQAGMAKAAREFAQRAELAATELLAKQAQALSRAQAAAPGVADPVRELQHLVQELPELERAARQGDIGQAQVTRAESGGTVQAARVAVGQARQAVAAVDAETALRKTLPPAVTAAEERVRAELAQRQRARAAQSRSTTSTRPPPSKRAGPSAAAQQSTPPPRGYDPRDRGRGSGPSR
- a CDS encoding helix-turn-helix domain-containing protein — its product is MERPRFSLKDAAAACGVSVSTIRRYREGGRFPGAEKVDSGWLIPLEDLLAAGLRVNAPSGPDEQPVSGVSDLSEGERARLLRELADARHAQALAEADARHLRDTVTRQDAHLGDLRRAMLALTAGPASTPEPAQEPALSDAHEHPVSVPEQPRSRWWARGR